Proteins encoded in a region of the Mycolicibacterium duvalii genome:
- a CDS encoding putative bifunctional diguanylate cyclase/phosphodiesterase — protein MAPFIRRPRLALTAGVALLAVINALALAGTEIARRGEVVLQVATGLGAAVCGVVVAARMRGAARWWRLLYVGALLIWAVAEMLWGAGGARPAPWLAGVVYLALPAFALASLAVLLKSSGGVASPEGGPRRQPMSTNVMDGIVAGLSFLTLAMLGDFGTTSLASLPRSSAPTLSVVFAVAELIVVVAVVMVVMLYEPDRPYRTNFLLLAAGLLTMAAADRLVAYFHTVDVPTGARWAGIGLILGPLLIAFAMLEHPQPRPTTVNDASRGLDWTQLILPYVGFVGIANLVAFHVWIGRPITPLVSAMIIAMVTLIAVRQVLATRAQNQLTRRLYWAQRGLAYQVHHDALTGLPNRLLFAQRLDSAMRDGPFVLIFVDLDDFKEVNDRFGHAAGDELLCAVGERLKRYVNEGDTLARIGGDEYAILISGDGEDPDVVADRLRVALREPFAVQGSSVRVKASMGLVHSDAGGPSQTSDDLLRQADISMYAGKRMGKNSAIVYEPSAPMQSDFPTALRAAAGAVPDGFRLVYQPVVDLTDGSLVAVEALARWTAPNGMEIPPETFVAVAEAAGLGARLDELVLELACSEVMAAGLDVDIHVNVGAARLGSSGFEHGVRRVLQRHQLPPRRLVLEITETLPILDLADAAEQIERFRAVGVKVALDDFGAGYNSLTYLHALPVHIVKLDRSLAVGAEPERDLTVYRSVIRLCTELGLDVIAEGIETTVQAGTILAAGCRLAQGHLFGRPSALADVQREWQNTAYAVDQGEHLSDPTSYANGAP, from the coding sequence ATGGCACCTTTCATCCGACGACCACGCCTCGCCCTCACCGCCGGAGTCGCCCTGCTGGCGGTCATCAACGCGCTGGCGCTGGCGGGCACCGAGATCGCCCGGCGCGGCGAGGTGGTCCTGCAGGTGGCGACCGGGCTCGGTGCTGCGGTATGCGGTGTGGTGGTCGCCGCGCGCATGCGCGGTGCGGCCCGGTGGTGGCGGCTGCTCTACGTCGGCGCGCTGCTCATCTGGGCGGTCGCGGAGATGCTGTGGGGGGCCGGGGGTGCCCGGCCCGCGCCGTGGTTGGCCGGTGTCGTTTATCTCGCCCTACCGGCGTTCGCACTCGCGTCGCTGGCGGTGCTGCTCAAATCCAGCGGCGGGGTCGCCTCGCCCGAGGGCGGTCCGCGGCGACAGCCGATGAGCACCAACGTCATGGACGGCATCGTCGCCGGTCTGTCGTTCCTCACTCTGGCGATGCTGGGCGATTTCGGTACCACATCGCTGGCGTCGCTGCCCCGGTCCTCGGCCCCGACGCTCAGCGTGGTGTTCGCCGTCGCCGAGCTGATCGTGGTCGTCGCGGTGGTGATGGTCGTGATGCTCTACGAACCGGACCGGCCGTACCGGACCAACTTCCTGCTGTTGGCGGCGGGTTTGTTGACGATGGCGGCCGCCGACCGACTGGTGGCTTACTTCCACACGGTGGACGTTCCCACCGGAGCGCGGTGGGCCGGCATCGGGTTGATCCTCGGGCCGCTGCTCATCGCGTTCGCGATGCTCGAACATCCACAACCGCGCCCGACCACCGTGAACGACGCCAGCCGGGGTCTCGACTGGACCCAGCTGATCCTGCCGTACGTCGGATTCGTCGGCATTGCGAACCTGGTGGCCTTCCACGTGTGGATCGGCCGGCCGATCACCCCGCTGGTTTCCGCCATGATCATCGCGATGGTCACGCTGATCGCGGTCCGTCAGGTGCTGGCCACCCGCGCGCAGAATCAGTTGACCCGCCGGCTGTACTGGGCGCAGCGCGGGCTGGCCTATCAGGTACATCACGACGCGCTGACCGGTCTGCCGAACCGGTTGTTGTTCGCGCAGCGCCTGGACTCGGCGATGCGCGATGGACCCTTCGTGCTGATCTTCGTCGACCTTGACGATTTCAAGGAGGTCAACGACCGGTTCGGGCACGCGGCCGGAGACGAACTGTTGTGCGCGGTCGGGGAGCGGCTGAAGCGGTATGTCAACGAGGGTGACACGTTGGCGCGGATCGGGGGCGACGAGTACGCGATCCTGATCAGCGGGGACGGTGAGGACCCCGACGTCGTGGCCGACCGGCTGCGGGTGGCCCTGCGCGAACCGTTCGCGGTGCAGGGATCGTCGGTCCGGGTCAAAGCCAGCATGGGCCTGGTTCACTCGGACGCGGGCGGGCCGTCACAGACATCTGACGATCTGCTCCGGCAGGCCGACATCTCGATGTATGCGGGCAAGCGGATGGGGAAGAACTCCGCGATCGTCTACGAGCCGTCAGCGCCCATGCAGTCGGACTTTCCGACGGCGTTGCGCGCCGCCGCCGGCGCCGTTCCCGACGGGTTTCGGCTGGTCTACCAGCCGGTGGTCGATCTCACCGACGGATCCCTGGTGGCGGTCGAGGCCCTGGCGCGGTGGACCGCGCCCAACGGGATGGAGATCCCGCCCGAGACGTTCGTCGCGGTTGCCGAGGCCGCCGGTCTCGGCGCGCGACTCGACGAACTGGTCCTGGAGCTGGCCTGCAGTGAGGTGATGGCTGCCGGTCTGGACGTCGACATCCACGTCAACGTCGGTGCGGCGCGGCTGGGCAGTTCGGGCTTCGAACACGGTGTGCGCCGCGTGCTGCAACGCCACCAGCTGCCGCCGCGGCGCCTGGTGCTCGAGATCACCGAGACGCTGCCGATTCTCGACCTCGCCGACGCCGCCGAGCAGATCGAACGCTTCCGCGCGGTGGGCGTGAAGGTCGCGCTCGACGACTTCGGCGCCGGCTACAACTCCCTGACCTATCTGCACGCGCTGCCGGTGCACATCGTCAAGCTGGACCGCAGCCTGGCCGTCGGCGCCGAACCCGAGCGGGATCTGACCGTGTACCGGTCGGTGATCCGGCTGTGCACCGAGCTCGGACTCGACGTCATCGCCGAGGGGATCGAGACCACGGTGCAGGCCGGGACCATTCTGGCCGCCGGTTGCCGACTGGCGCAGGGGCACCTGTTCGGTCGGCCCAGCGCCCTCGCCGATGTCCAGCGGGAATGGCAGAACACCGCGTATGCGGTCGACCAGGGCGAACACCTGAGCGACCCGACGTCCTACGCCAACGGAGCGCCGTGA